In one Fusarium keratoplasticum isolate Fu6.1 chromosome 5, whole genome shotgun sequence genomic region, the following are encoded:
- a CDS encoding IFRD domain-containing protein, whose amino-acid sequence MMNHARVKALKGDGKTVSKKAIKSGRASASQTPRSSPFASLLTSPAHSTAPSRAASDLSEDDYDFDDTVSTHSGSSLVEANEDGTSTFDAKQLIEELQDRKHNNSDTRIQLLELYIKVLRTRYGPSTHEWLDESANALAELFLRGANRGLEARERLLNLQSYILTLSTTEDADVYEHAEATLKQIVADDDDEECKAYGIYALCFTALYGGGGENEALDLLDYLNTIIESDGEHIDAYDNGFIVAAALQGWAFVASHVDDFSYAALMALDGFYDQLDSVDVGVQSNAAACIALIFEAARNHEEETGETWELPVNPEKLTGRMSELAKQSSKSVSKKDRRDLRDSLISAITSLEKGVGPGYSSAGYAPQKSDKRPTNKTNEDGVVEFGYRHKLRLGNYVAVIDSWSLSSRINMMKLIFGGHLQKHIFENPVVSECLSDADFSDQGPVAKKPAKR is encoded by the coding sequence ATGATGAACCACGCCCGagtcaaggccctcaagggCGACGGCAAGACCGTATCCAAAAAAGCCATCAAGTCTGGTCGCGCTTCTGCTAGCCAGACCCCTCGAAGCTCCCCCTTCGCCTCTCTTCTGACGTCACCTGCGCATTCCACAGCCCCGAGCAGGGCCGCCTCTGACCTGAGCGAGGACGACTACGACTTTGACGACACTGTTAGCACGCATTCCGGAAGCTCCCTAGTCGAAGCCAACGAGGATGGTACTAGCACCTTTGACGCCAAACagctcatcgaggagctccaggATCGCAAGCACAACAACAGCGACACCCGAATCCAACTATTGGAATTGTACATCAAGGTTCTGCGAACTCGCTACGGCCCTTCCACGCACGAGTGGCTTGACGAGTCGGCCAatgccctcgccgagctttTCCTTCGAGGCGCCAACCGTGGACTGGAAGCCAGGGAGCGTCTGCTCAACTTGCAGTCCTACATTCTGACCCTGAGCACTACCGAAGACGCTGACGTTTACGAGCATGCCGAAGCGACCCTGAAGCAGATTgtggccgacgacgatgacgaggaatgCAAGGCATATGGCATCTACGCCCTGTGCTTTACAGCGCTCTAtggtggtggcggcgagAATGAAGCCTTGGATCTACTTGACTACCTGAACACCATCATCGAGTCTGATGGTGAACACATTGATGCTTATGACAACGGCTTCATTGTTGCAGCAGCCCTGCAGGGGTGGGCCTTTGTGGCCAGTCATGTTGATGACTTTTCCTACGCGGCGTTGATGGCCCTGGACGGATTCTATGACCAGCTGGACAGTGTCGACGTTGGGGTCCAATCCAACGCCGCAGCATGCATCGCTCTCATCTTTGAAGCGGCGCGAAACCACGAAGAGGAAACCGGAGAGACCTGGGAGTTGCCCGTCAACCCCGAGAAGCTTACTGGTCGCATGTCAGAGCTCGCCAAGCAGAGCTCCAAGTCTGTTTCCAAGAAGGACCGTCGTGACCTTCGCGACAGTCTCATTAGTGCCATCACCTCTCTTGAGAAGGGAGTTGGTCCCGGATACTCATCCGCTGGATATGCGCCCCAGAAGAGTGACAAGAGGCCTACCAACAAGACCAatgaggatggtgttgtcgAGTTTGGATACCGCCACAAGCTCCGCCTCGGCAACTACGTTGCCGTGATCGACTCGTGGTCGCTCTCCTCTCGAATCAACATGATGAAGCTCATTTTTGGTGGGCATTTGCAGAAGCACATCTTTGAGAACCCTGTTGTTTCAGAGTGTCTCAGTGACGCTGACTTTAGCGACCAAGGTCCCGTGGCTAAGAAGCCCGCGAAGAGATAA
- a CDS encoding Zn(2)-C6 fungal-type domain-containing protein — protein sequence MASKHPLRRSCAFCRARKIRCSNETICEACRKQGADCIYDFESPRSRVRNPSIDSTKSNLLHVRSDHGLPDSKRRRSCSASSTPSTPPKNQEDQGPPGEAFESIAASLEQMFREKFPHKSVKFTPEEQSNSQSKPRPKDIRYTGLLSLLAYDLVGLVVDRFGSLGCYHNEENSSRFFRSGLASDNTQNMFDNLVQGTNPLSDYGPRQRTQLIDVWYSIHPLSFLISKTLLLREVRDGTCDEVLIAAMLAEASFVLGDEISVGRGRDLLKWAEAQLQNRRRHQQSSEDNSIHSNIPTRVYKRVTTAQALVLLAWNALSSYEFRRAVCYIDLASKMVTEIKECMARDMSPPNSSRINGVDVLDVEREVVTYLWWTTFSLNLWTCVQTGFLPESTPATFTLDSLPVTEASSIIIQLDLVSENFSTLQKQKGSMREMWPLAHISSTVAYLFLHTSDQAAARHGVGVCREAIRLLSGEANKAEEKCKAPFRRQSDDASRHLLLAFHHTMAAQFLFPKAFRDQATISPDTVDQFCTSMDQILRFLSLTPEQPCDPISITSSLHQSLPKALCLLLDTCSRAFNFIRANLGLSLNETYFHQGWDGRLHPLATRLYNMSKDDRFHQGSTLRAVRKQLKTCARAFGAAGASNSLGVPEANTNNMRSASHSPQHNVQAPGYFTATPQAIGDASSPFSCIEDISRVSSSMPSSSGSSASVSTPSFTPFEQMSKWPIDGGFSPDMLSTSTFSPPPAIQHGVTNGSVMSNMWYSQPPMMDLEPAGPVSIQLGQWVWPPTSSEEATYLSFQALDMEEAPE from the coding sequence atggcctccaagcACCCATTGAGACGGTCGTGTGCCTTTTGCCGGGCGAGGAAGATCAGGTGTTCTAACGAAACCATCTGCGAGGCCTGCCGCAAGCAGGGCGCTGACTGCATCTACGACTTCGAGTCACCACGGTCCAGGGTTCGGAACCCGAGCATTGACAGCACAAAGTCCAACTTGTTACATGTTCGAAGCGATCATGGACTGCCGGATagcaagagaagaagatcttGCTCTGCTAGCTCCACCCCTTCTACTCCCCCGAAGAACCAAGAGGATCAGGGTCCCCCAGGGGAAGCCTTTGAAAGCATTGCTGCATCCCTAGAGCAGATGTTTCGGGAGAAATTTCCTCACAAGTCTGTCAAGTTTACCCCCGAAGAGCAATCCAACTCTCAGTCAAAGCCCAGACCCAAGGATATCAGGTACACCGgtcttctctccctcctggCCTACGACCTTGTCGGGCTTGTCGTTGACAGATTTGGCTCCTTGGGATGCTACCACAATGAAGAGAACAGTAGTCGATTCTTCCGGTCCGGCCTGGCCAGCGATAATACCCAAAACATGTTCGACAACCTTGTCCAGGGAACCAACCCCCTTTCCGACTATGGCCCACGACAGCGGACGCAACTGATCGATGTCTGGTACTCCATCCACCCCCTGTctttcctcatctccaagacccTACTTCTTCGGGAGGTCCGCGATGGCACCTGCGACGAGGTTCTTATAGCTGCTATGCTCGCCGAGGCCAGCTTCGTCCTTGGAGACGAAATCAGTGTTGGTCGTGGCCGTGACTTGTTGAAGTGGGCCGAAGCACAACTCCAAAACCGTCGACGTCATCAACAATCCAGCGAAGACAACTCCATACACTCGAACATACCCACGAGGGTATACAAGCGAGTCACTACTGCACAAGCCTTGGTCCTCCTGGCCTGGAACGCTCTCTCCTCCTATGAGTTTCGTCGGGCAGTCTGCTACATCGACCTGGCTAGCAAGATGGTGACGGAGATCAAAGAATGCATGGCAAGAGATATGTCCCCACCAAACTCCAGTCGTATCAACGGGGTCGATGTGCTGGATGTTGAGAGAGAGGTTGTGACCTATCTCTGGTGGACAACGTTCTCCCTGAATCTCTGGACTTGTGTCCAGACGGGCTTCTTGCCTGAATCCACCCCCGCCACTTTCACCCTTGATTCCCTTCCCGTGACGGAGGCCTCCTCTATCATCATTCAACTGGACCTGGTATCCGAGAACTTCAGCACGttgcagaagcagaagggCAGCATGCGTGAGATGTGGCCTCTCGCCCACATTTCCAGCACTGTTGCCTACCTGTTCCTGCATACTTCCGACCAGGCGGCAGCAAGACATGGCGTGGGTGTTTGTCGAGAGGCTATCCGCCTGCTTTCTGGCGAAGCAAACAAGGCAGAAGAGAAATGCAAGGCGCCCTTCAGACGACAATCTGATGACGCTTCACGGCACTTGCTCCTTGCGTTCCATCATACCATGGCTGCCCAGTTCCTCTTCCCAAAGGCCTTCCGGGATCAGGCAACCATCTCTCCAGATACTGTTGATCAGTTCTGCACCTCGATGGACCAAATCCTTCGATTCCTCTCCTTGACCCCGGAGCAGCCTTGCGaccccatctccatcacttCGTCCCTTCACCAGTCTCTCCCCAAGGccctttgccttcttcttgatacCTGCTCCCGAGCCTTCAACTTTATCCGTGCCAACCTGGGTCTCAGCCTGAACGAGACTTACTTCCATcagggatgggatgggagacTACATCCTCTTGCAACCCGGCTGTACAACATGAGCAAGGACGACCGCTTCCATCAGGGGTCGACGCTTCGCGCCGTCAGGAAGCAACTCAAGACTTGTGCCCGTGCTTTTGGAGCAGCTGGTGCCTCGAACTCTCTGGGTGTCCCTGAAGCAAACACAAACAACATGCGCTCAGCGTCACATTCTCCTCAGCACAATGTTCAGGCGCCCGGCTACTTTACTGCCACACCACAGGCGATCGGTGACGCTTCGTCGCCATTCTCATGCATCGAGGATATTTCCAGAGTGTCTTCATCCATGCCATCGTCGTCTGGCTCATCGGCGAGCGTCTCGACTCCATCGTTTACTCCTTTCGAGCAAATGAGCAAATGGCCGATCGATGGTGGCTTCTCTCCAGATATGCTGAGCACAAGCACCTTTAGCCCTCCTCCGGCCATCCAGCATGGCGTCACCAATGGATCGGTCATGAGCAATATGTGGTACTCTCAACCTCCGATGATGGACCTCGAGCCCGCGGGCCCGGTCTCGATCCAGCTTGGACAATGGGTTTGGCCGCCCACGAGCTCTGAGGAAGCTACATATCTCTCCTTCCAAGCCTTGGATATGGAGGAGGCTCCGGAATAG
- a CDS encoding Chorismate synthase, which translates to MSTFGNYFRVTTAGESHGKTVSCIIENCPPGLSLTESDIQPQLNRRRPGQSAITTPRDEKDRVTIGSGCEFGRTLGTPILLTVPNEDQRPHDYGSKTIDLYPRPSHADWTYLEKYGIKASSGGGRSSARETIARVAAGAVAEKWLREAYGVEIVAFVSSVGNIKLFEDRPVTDSDDIDSLSSNPKFLELVGSLTREKVDEFLPVRCPDTTVAKRMEERIAELRDQHDSTGGTVTCIIRGCPSGLGEPCFDKLEALLAHAMMSIPATKGFEIGSGFRGAEMRGSRHNDPFVSTAAADDATPSAGAGIPPSRLQTKTNHSGGIQGGISNGMPIFFRVAFKPPATISQDQTTARYDASGEGILTAKGRHDPNVAPRAVPIVEAMAALTIADALMAQHARQMGVKIAAAGR; encoded by the exons ATGTCGACATTCGGCAACTACTTTCGCGTGACGAC CGCCGGCGAGTCCCACGGCAAGACCGTCTCCTGTATCATCGAGAACTGCCCGCCAGGCCTGTCCCTCACCGAGTCCGACATCCAGCCGCAGCTCAACCGCCGGCGCCCGGGCCAATcggccatcaccaccccGCGCGACGAGAAGGACCGTGTGACTATAGGATCTGGATGCGAGTTTGGGCGCAC ATTGGGCACACCCATACTCCTGACCGTGCCTAACGAGGATCAACGCCCTCACGACTACGgctccaagaccatcgaCCTCTACCCGCGCCCCTCCCACGCCGACTGGACTTACCTTGAGAAGTATGGTATCAAGGCCTCCTCTGGCGGCGGCCGGAGCAGCGCCCGTGAGACTATTGCCCGCGTCGCTGCCGGCGCTGTTGCCGAGAAGTGGCTGCGCGAGGCCTACGGCGTCGAGATCGTTGCCTTTGTTTCCTCGGTTGGCAACATCAAGCTCTTTGAGGACAGGCCTGTAACCGATAGCGACGATATCGACTCCCTTAGTAGCAACCCTAAGTTCCTCGAGCTTGTTGGCTCTCTAACCCGCGAGAAGGTGGATGAGTTCCTTCCCGTGCGCTGCCCTGATACTACCGTCGCGAAGCGTATGGAGGAGAGGATTGCCGAGCTCCGCGATCAGCACGACTCTACTGGTGGTACCGTAACCTGTATTATTCGCGGGTGCCCCTCCGGTCTCGGAGAGCCGTGCTTTGATAagcttgaggctctcctCGCCCACGCTATGATGTCTATTCCTGCTACCAAGGGTTTTGAGATTGGCTCTGGCTTCCGCGGCGCCGAGATGCGCGGATCCCGCCACAACGACCCCTTCGTGtctaccgccgccgccgacgatgcGACGCCgagcgctggcgctggcatTCCTCCGTCCCGCCTGCAGACCAAGACGAACCACTCGGGCGGTATCCAGGGCGGCATCTCCAACGGCATGCCCATCTTCTTCCGCGTTGCGTTCAAGCCCCCCGCTACAATCTCCCAGGACCAGACTACTGCTCGCTACGACGCTTCGGGCGAGGGCATCCTGACCGCCAAGGGCCGTCACGACCCTAATGTTGCTCCTCGCGCGGTTCCtatcgtcgaggccatggccgcTCTGACTATTGCTGACGCCCTCATGGCTCAGCACGCGAGGCAGATGGGCGTGAAGATTGCCGCAGCTGGACGGTAG